A window of Ananas comosus cultivar F153 linkage group 4, ASM154086v1, whole genome shotgun sequence contains these coding sequences:
- the LOC109709530 gene encoding putative disease resistance protein RGA3, protein MAEGIAFDLVKGVLGKLGSALWHEIGLLRSFKDDADDLRSNFSTIQAVLLDAEERSSAGKESHALRDWLRKLKDAAYDADDLLDEIRTQATLRQQQYPEVQNQNQPAEKVRGFLSRANPMHLKFKRKMAHRMKELREKIGKIAKQRHDFGLAEAGPGRQAEFKHPETFSVVDKKKVVGRDGDKEKIVKLLLENNSDHDVSVISIVGLGGLGKTTLAQLAFDDGRVTGQQRFDLRVWVCVSTDFHMKTIAKPVISAAEENCALDNSDDVASCLVRIFSQKRFLVVLDDVWNEDQEKWEKLKVLFKDGKKGSKILVTTRSKKVATIMKTVEPHHVKVLSDDDCWTLFKRRAFDEGEENDYLSLLEIGKQIARKCGGVPLAANALGSMMRFKSRTEDAWSAIRDSEIWRLEEEGTILPSLKLSYIQMPSALKQCFAYCSIFPKDYAINKDDLIRQWIALGFISLHETWTSMEDIGNEFFNDLVWMSFLQDVEENYRKVTTCRMHDLVHDLAQSVAREEVAVIVGEESTWIPEGCRYVSIYSHFTPQVSITVMRRLRALQFMGSGSHIMAFYSEAKCLRLLDLQGSEISMLPSSIGKLKLLRYLDLSETRIQELPESITSLCNLQTLNLSGCCEIRTLPKSLGRLANLRILDLRDCQSLTIPDSISNLQNLYALNLSSCEKVISLAPICHLKNLHYLNLSGLNSLVTLPESIGNLQNLRILNVSECYHLLSLPSSSSDLQHLEKLDISGCKKLCELPKMIQKLTKLKELLNSDCLELKGMPRGIGKLVSLRELSLFVIGKQDCVEHCASISELKHLKLVGKLEIKGLENVTSPVDTKAANLIEKNLRYLKLQWNILSAEEGMDTVLPAEEIDTVLENLRPHQKLENLKIEGYAGGKFPSWMMNRIGPCLPNLVQIELMNMPRCSSLPSLGQLPFLKKLIIRNMPAITNLGIDKFPALTSLELSSMPMLREWVTVLTVDDKKGRRERVSIFPCLTFLRLYECPQLRPEPCLPPSVESLAIYRTSKENLSLILECATVDSVTPLVDGDAISLQLPKKGLRHVMIRECQQLICLPESLRGLTSLQWLTIWDCKDLERIEDWLGELTELQSFEISGCSSLRYLPAHKMTALKKLSIFECPLLFNAAGQFVDTSVDHIEFVRVNLRKYKYKKQVSSSP, encoded by the exons ATGGCGGAGGGGATCGCATTCGATTTG GTCAAAGGAGTGCTCGGCAAGCTGGGCTCCGCTCTCTGGCACGAAATCGGACTGCTGCGGAGCTTCAAGGACGACGCGGACGATCTCAGAAGCAACTTCTCGACGATCCAAGCGGTGCTTCTCGACGCCGAGGAGCGAAGCAGCGCTGGGAAGGAGAGCCACGCTCTGCGCGACTGGCTGCGCAAACTGAAGGATGCCGCCTACGACGCCGACGACCTGCTGGACGAGATCCGAACGCAAGCAACCCTACGGCAACAGCAGTATCCCGAGGTGCAGAATCAAAACCAGCCAGCTGAAAAGGTACGTGGATTTCTGTCCCGCGCTAATCCGATGCATCTGAAGTTTAAGCGCAAGATGGCACACAGGATGAAAGAGCTCAGAGAAAAGATCGGTAAGATCGCGAAACAGAGGCATGATTTCGGTCTTGCCGAAGCTGGCCCTGGTCGGCAGGCTGAGTTCAAGCACCCGGAGACATTCTCGGTCGTCGACAAAAAGAAAGTAGTCGGGAGAGATGGTGATAAAGAGAAAATTGTGAAGCTACTGCTAGAGAATAACAGCGATCACGACGTGTCGGTCATTTCGATCGTGGGATTGGGGGGTTTGGGGAAGACGACGCTCGCTCAGCTGGCCTTCGACGACGGGCGGGTTACGGGCCAGCAGCGCTTCGATCTACGGGTGTGGGTCTGCGTGTCTACCGATTTCCACATGAAGACGATTGCAAAGCCGGTAATATCTGCAGCGGAAGAGAATTGTGCTCTTGATAACTCGGATGATGTCGCCAGTTGCCTTGTCAGGATCTTTAGCCAGAAGAGATTTTTGGTGGTACTGGACGATGTATGGAACGAAGATCAGGAAAAGTGGGAGAAATTGAAGGTCTTATTTAAGGACGGCAAGAAGGGAAGTAAAATTTTAGTGACCACACGGAGCAAGAAGGTTGCCACGATAATGAAAACAGTCGAACCACACCATGTGAAAGTCTTATCAGATGATGATTGTTGGACATTGTTCAAAAGACGGGCATTTGACGAAGGGGAAGAGAACGACTATCTGAGCTTGCTCGAAATCGGAAAGCAGATAGCTAGGAAGTGCGGCGGTGTGCCTTTAGCAGCAAATGCTTTAGGAAGTATGATGCGCTTTAAGAGCAGGACGGAGGATGCATGGTCCGCTATTAGAGATAGCGAAATATGGAGGTTGGAAGAAGAAGGAACTATTTTACCATCATTGAAATTGAGCTACATTCAGATGCCGTCGGCTTTGAAGCAGTGTTTCGCTTACTGCTCCATATTCCCCAAAGACTACGCAATTAACAAAGATGACTTGATCCGGCAATGGATTGCTTTAGGCTTCATTTCGTTGCATGAAACATGGACTTCGATGGAAGATATTGGGAATGAGTTCTTTAACGATCTAGTATGGATGTCTTTCCTTCAAGACGTGGAGGAAAATTATAGAAAGGTTACCACCTGCCGGATGCATGATTTAGTGCACGACCTCGCGCAATCTGTAGCAAGAGAAGAAGTTGCTGTTATAGTTGGAGAAGAGTCAACATGGATCCCGGAAGGTTGCCGCTATGTCTCGATATACAGTCATTTCACGCCGCAGGTTTCAATTACCGTAATGCGGAGGTTGCGAGCTCTTCAATTTATGGGATCTGGTTCACATATTATGGCTTTTTATAGTGAGGCAAAATGCTTACGCCTGTTGGATTTACAAGGTTCCGAAATTTCTATGCTGCCAAGCTCAATCGGTAAGTTGAAGCTCTTAAGATACCTTGACCTTTCGGAGACCAGAATACAAGAATTGCCTGAATCAATTACCAGCCTCTGCAACTTGCAAACCTTGAATCTTTCAGGCTGTTGCGAGATCCGTACATTACCCAAATCTTTAGGAAGGCTCGCGAATTTGCGGATTTTAGATTTAAGAGATTGCCAATCTCTGACAATACCTGACTCCATTAGCAACCTTCAGAATTTGTACGCTCTAAATTTGAGTTCGTGCGAAAAGGTGATATCACTTGCACCTATATGTCACCTCAAAAACCTGCATTACCTAAACCTATCAGGTCTAAATTCTTTGGTGACATTACCTGAATCCATTGGGAACCTTCAAAACTTGCGTATTCTGAACGTTTCTGAGTGCTATCATCTATTATCATTACCCTCATCGTCAAGTGATCTTCAGCATTTAGAGAAACTAGACATTAGTGGTTGTAAAAAATTATGCGAGCTGCCTAAAATGATCCAAAAGTTGACCAAACTAAAAGAATTGTTAAACTCCGATTGCTTGGAATTGAAGGGCATGCCCCGAGGGATCGGCAAGTTAGTTAGCTTGCGGGAATTGTCCCTTTTTGTCATCGGCAAGCAAGACTGTGTCGAACATTGTGCTAGCATTTCTGAGCTAAAGCACTTGAAGCTTGTCGGCAAGCTGGAGATCAAGGGTCTCGAAAATGTAACGAGTCCAGTTGATACCAAGGCTGCAAATTTGATAGAGAAGAACCTGCGGTATTTGAAGTTGCAATGGAACATTTTAAGTGCGGAAGAAGGCATGGATACTGTACTACCGGCGGAAGAGATCGATACCGTGCTAGAAAATCTTCGACCACATCAAAAGCTAGAGAATTTGAAAATAGAAGGCTATGCCGGCGGGAAGTTTCCTAGCTGGATGATGAATAGGATTGGCCCGTGCCTCCCAAATCTCGTTCAAATTGAACTTATGAATATGCCCAGGTGCAGCTCACTCCCGTCGCTGGGGCAACTTCCTTTtcttaaaaaactaattatacGAAATATGCCCGCAATAACAAATTTGGGCATAGATAAGTTCCCTGCACTGACGAGCCTTGAATTGTCCTCCATGCCAATGCTGCGAGAATGGGTGACGGTATTGACGGTGGATGACAAAAAAGGCAGGCGAGAGCGAGTTTCCATTTTTCCGTGCCTCACTTTTTTGAGGTTATATGAATGTCCTCAATTAAGGCCGGAGCCTTGCCTCCCACCATCGGTTGAATCTCTAGCCATTTACAGAACAAGCAAGGAGAATCTTTCGTTAATTCTTGAATGCGCAACGGTGGATAGCGTGACGCCACTTGTTGATGGCGATGCCATATCACTCCAACTACCAAAAAAGGGGCTGCGGCATGTAATGATACGAGAATGTCAGCAGCTAATTTGTTTGCCCGAGAGCTTGCGGGGTCTCACGTCCCTCCAGTGGCTGACAATATGGGATTGCAAAGATCTTGAGAGAATTGAAGATTGGCTCGGAGAGCTCACCGAGCTGCAGTCCTTTGAGATCTCGGGGTGCAGCAGTCTCCGTTACTTGCCTGCCCACAAGATGACCGCACTTAAGAAGttaagtatttttgaatgcccACTATTGTTCAATGCAGCCGGACAATTTGTCGACACCAGCGTTGATCACATAGAATTTGTCCGTGTTAATTTGAG GaaatacaaatacaaaaaaCAAGTGAGCAGCTCACCatag
- the LOC109709532 gene encoding putative disease resistance protein RGA1 produces the protein MKELREKIGKIAKQRNDFGLAEAGPGRQAEFKHRETFSAVDEKEIVGRYDDKEKIVKLLLETAGDHDVSVIPIVGLGGLGKTTLAQMAFNDGRVTGQQRFDLRVWVCVSTDFHMKTIDCKAGNICNQRGV, from the coding sequence ATGAAAGAGCTCAGAGAAAAGATCGGTAAGATCGCGAAACAAAGAAATGATTTCGGTCTTGCCGAAGCTGGCCCTGGTCGGCAGGCTGAGTTCAAGCACCGTGAGACATTCTCGGCCGTCGACGAAAAGGAAATAGTTGGGAGATATGATGATAAAGAGAAAATTGTGAAGCTACTGCTAGAGACGGCCGGCGATCACGACGTGTCGGTCATTCCGATCGTGGGATTGGGGGGTTTGGGGAAGACGACGCTCGCTCAAATGGCCTTCAACGACGGACGGGTTACGGGCCAGCAGCGCTTCGATCTACGGGTGTGGGTCTGCGTGTCTACCGATTTCCACATGAAGACGATTGATTGCAAAGCCGGTAATATCTGCAACCAAAGAGGAGTGTGA